One genomic window of Nicotiana sylvestris chromosome 10, ASM39365v2, whole genome shotgun sequence includes the following:
- the LOC104245771 gene encoding uncharacterized protein: protein MELAAYKLEDMSNTWYETVLLGRPAGAPPLTWDEFTKLFKNHFLPDSLMQKYARDFEKLVQTLDMDVSTYNTKFCKLDIYAFYLVPTEEARVQRFVDGLVGRLYTVVAPQMKTLSYSDVVNLARKIENKGRDERAASELRKKAKTRGAFNGGFSENRRARNQGQQQQQQGSTGTGNRGRGARDCATMNQGQRNVGRVDALALIDPGSTHSYVSSYFALMFSRQSELLNDSFLVATLVGESLLAEYVYRACQIRVEGRDTLADLIVLDMIDFDMLMGMDWLSSFYAIIDCHAKIVKFEIPNEPSFILRWSQKGCLGLLAIVNDTRNETVSIENVPVVREFSDVFPEDLPGLPPVREIDFCIYFLPDTQPISIPPYRMAPTELRELKQQLQDLLDKGFIRPSVSPWGAPVLFVKKKDRSLRMCIDYRQIKDEDISKIAFRTRYGHYEFLVIPFGLINTLEAFMDLMNRVFKPFLDRFVIVFIDDILIYSRSQGEHEDYLRTVLQTLREHRLYAKFSKCEFCLDSVSFMGHVVSKNGIMVDPKKTEAVQKWPILTSPTEIRSFLGLADYYRHFVQDFSRIAAPLTKLTQKNTKFRWRRNKIYREFGLAHIAPTKRLLAKDIQRLEDTGIRFSIGNLEALLACAQAKSLLVERIKATQYEDERLCKYRNEALAGKSKDMIIESDGVLRMGDTLCVADVDELRHAILKEAYNTKYTTHPGSTKIYHDLKQFYWLEGMKKDVANFVLVV, encoded by the exons ATGGAGCTCGCAGCATACAAACTAGAGGATATGTCCAACACATGGTATGAAACTGTATTGCTAGGAAGGCCAGCAGGAGCACCACCACTGACATGGGACGAGTTCACTAAGTTGTTCAAGAATCATTTTCTTCCAGACAGCCTGATGCAAAAATATGCTAGAGACTTTGAGAAATTGGTTCAGACTCTAGATATGGATGTGTCAACATATAACACTAAGTTTTGCAAGCTGGATATATATGCTTTTTACTTAGTGCCTACCGAAGAAGCTCGAGTTCAAAGGTTTGTTGATGGATTGGTCGGTCGTCTATACACTGTAGTAGCCCCACAGATGAAGACTTTATCCTACTCTGATGTAGTCAACCTTGCTAGAAAGATTGAAAACAAGGGACGTGATGAGCGTGCAGCTAGTGAATTACGTAAGAAGGCCAAGACAAGAGGGGCTTTCAATGGCGGTTTTAGTGAAAATAGAAGAGCAAGAAATcaaggacaacaacaacaacaacaag GTTCTACAGGTACAGGAAATAGAGGTCGGGGTGCTAGAGATTGTGCTACTATGAATCAAGGACAAAGGAATGTTGGTAGAG TTGATGCacttgcgttgattgatccgggatctactcaCTCCTATGTGTCCTCGTACTTTGCTTTGATGTTTAGTAGACAATCTGAGCTATTGAATGATTCTTTTCTAGTTGCTACTCTTGTTGGAGAGTCTCTGTTAGCTGAATACGTGTATCGTGCTTGTCAGATTCGGGTCGAGGGTAGAGATACTCTAGCTGACCTTATTgtacttgatatgattgactttgacatgctgatgggaatggattggttatcttctttCTATGCTATAATTGATTGTCATGCAAAGATAGTTAAGTTTGAGATACCAAATGAACCTAGTTTTATTCTAAGATGGAGTCAG AAAGGTTGCTTGGGTCTCTTAGCTATTGTAAATGACACAAGAAATGAAACAGTTAGTATAGAAAATGTACCAGTAGTGAGagaattttctgatgtatttcctgaggaTTTACCAGGATTGCCTCCAGTACGAGAAATAGacttttgtatttattttctacCTGACACACAGCCCATATCGATACCCCCATATCgaatggcaccaacagagttgaggGAGCTAAAGCAACAGTTACAGGATTTgttagataagggttttattagacctagtgtatcaccatGGGGTGCACCAGTACTGTTCGTAAAGAAGAAAGACAGATccctgagaatgtgcattgactaccggCA aatcaaagatgaagatatttctaagattgctttcagaactcgatacgggcactatgagtttcttgtgataCCTTTCGGACTGATTAATACTCTAGAggcattcatggatttaatgaatagggtgttcaagccgtttctggatagatttgtaatagtatttattgatgatatcctgatatattctCGTAGCCAAGGAGAACATGAGGATTATCTCAGGACTGTGTTGCAGACATTGCGAGAACATcggctttatgctaagttctcgaagtgtgaattTTGTCTAGACTCGGTATCATTTATGGGGCATGTTGTTTCCAAAAATGGAATTatggtagatcctaagaagacaGAAGCTGTGCAAAAATGGCCCATACTTACTTCTcctacagagattcgcagttttttAGGCTTAGCAGACTATTACAGGCATTTTGTGCAGGATTTCTCTAGAATAGCAGCGCCACTGACCAAGTTAACACAGAAAAATACAAAGTTTCGGTGGAGGAGGAAT AAAATCTATAGGGAGTTTGGTTTGGCACATATAGCCCCTACAAAGAGACTTTTGGCCAAAGATATTCAGAGACTAGAAGATACAGGTATCAGATTTAGTATTGGAAATTTAGAGGCATTGTTGGCTTGTGCTCAGGCTAAGTCTTTATTAGTTGAGCGCATTAAGGCCACCCAATATGAGGATGAACGATTATGCAAATACAGAAATGAGGCCTTAGCTGGTAAAAGCAAGGATATGATTATTGAAAGTGATGGTGTTCTTAGAATGGGTGACACGCTATGTGTAGCAGACGTAGATGAGTTGAGACATGCTATTCTTAAAGAAGCTTACAACACTAAATACACTACACATCCTGGATCCACAAAAATATACCATGACCTGAAGCAATTTTATTGGTTGGAAggtatgaagaaagatgttgctaacTTTGTTCTAGTTGTTTGA